The proteins below are encoded in one region of Toxoplasma gondii ME49 chromosome IV, whole genome shotgun sequence:
- the SRS15A gene encoding SAG-related sequence SRS15A (encoded by transcript TGME49_320250~Gene product name based on ToxoDB Community Expert Annotation.~Signal peptide predicted by SignalP 2.0 HMM (probability 0.992) with cleavage site probability 0.483 at residue 37~Predicted trans-membrane domain (TMHMM2.0):20-39): MARTMRSGRRCSGVKSKAHKLIALCMGGVLLFSSGQAVANESGEGFLRQNPEDAGSTSTMTGPDIDGQVATCTLSGAAAAGRGGSDANNTLTLSKDHLTATVKCSGENNTFVPTEETKVCSVTGDTDTLADCKRTESDSDGKQTTLDSLLGATRGIKWKKTKETDNQGETMILELQGSDLPFCDKSFFVGCDRRADGKAVEPNDSECKVNVIVQARPSSVDDKNIVTCAYGKDSNPQPLKVEMTTEKNTLTLRCGSEASIKPASYQTQFCDPQEDLANCTVRKFADILPNFVESWWTAEDGEGPVKLTIPEMGFPESEQQFRLVCVPSKEDPPVPSPLEKSDGTEGAVNAAATSTCNVIVTVKSGSSASSAGQVIATVSGAAALVGLLVGSL; the protein is encoded by the coding sequence ATGGCGAGGACAATGAGGAGCGGGCGACGGTGTAGCGGGGTCAAGTCGAAGGCCCACAAGTTGATTGCACTTTGCATGGGTGGAGTCTTGTTGTTTTCTAGTGGACAGGCTGTTGCAAATGAATCTGGTGAAGGATTTTTGCGACAGAATCCGGAAGATGCTGGAAGCACATCCACAATGACGGGACCAGATATCGATGGTCAAGTCGCTACATGCACGTTGTCCGGCGCCGCGGCTGCAGGAAGGGGTGGCTCTGACGCTAATAACACATTGACATTGTCGAAAGACCACCTGACTGCTACCGTGAAGTGTTCTGGTGAGAATAACACATTCGTgccgacagaagagacgaaagtaTGCTCGGTGACGGGCGACACTGACACACTAGCCGACTGCAAGAGGACGGAGTCAGATTCAGACGGGAAGCAGACCACGCTGGACTCTCTACTCGGGGCAACCCGAGGCATCAAGTGGAAGAAAACCAAAGAGACAGATAATCAAGGAGAAACGATGATTTTGGAACTACAGGGCTCAGATCTGCCCTTTTGCGACAAGTCCTTTTTCGTAGGGTGCGACCGCAGGGCTGATGGAAAAGCTGTTGAGCCAAATGACTCAGAGTGCAAAGTCAACGTCATCGTGCAAGCGAGACCTTCTTCCGTGGATGACAAGAACATTGTCACCTGCGCATACGGCAAGGATAGCAACCCTCAACCTCTGAAGGTTGAGAtgacaacagagaaaaacacccTCACTCTTCGTTGTGGTTCCGAAGCTTCAATCAAACCAGCGTCATATCAGACTCAATTTTGCGATCCCCAGGAAGACCTGGCCAACTGCACAGTGCGGAAGTTTGCGGATATTCTTCCCAATTTCGTGGAGAGCTGGTGGACAGCCGAGGACGGGGAGGGTCCTGTGAAACTGACAATACCGGAGATGGGCTTTCCAGAGTCTGAACAGCAATTCCGTTTGGTTTGTGTCCCCAGCAAGGAAGATCCACCTGTACCAAGCCCCCTAGAAAAGAGTGACGGGACTGAGGGTGCAGTTAATGCTGCTGCTACCTCAACTTGCAATGTGATTGTGACTGTGAAGTCAGGCAGCTCTGCATCGTCAGCTGGTCAAGTGATCGCGACAGTCTCTGGTGCAGCCGCTTTGGTGGGACTGCTCGTCGGATCCTTGTAG